AGGGGGACCCCAAGCATCCTGTTGATCAAGCCAAAATTTGTATTGAACAACATCAAGAATGTCTGTGAGATTGCAACCGTAGAAGTAACGATAGGCGCGAAATAGATAGCCCTGATCACCAGACGCCCACGGAGGTGTGGCGAATCGAGTGCGAGTGCGAGGAGAAGAGAGAGCGGCACTACAACAAAAAGACTCACTGCACTGTAGAGCAAGGTGTTCCTGACAGAGAGCCAGAACACCGAATCGGTGGCTATCCCCTTCAGATTATCCAACCCATTGAACTCAGGGCTCTTGATCCCGGTCCAATTGAAAAAGCTGACCACCAAAGAGAATATCATCGGGCCAAACATGAAGACCAGGAACACCAAATAAGCTGGAAGTATAAAGAAATAGGGTGTCCTCTTGTACATCGTCGTGCGCATCATCACCTCCTAGCAAAACAGAGAGCAAGGGGGAGAAGCAAACTTCTCCCCCAAAGAAATATCCAAATCTTACAGCTGTGCATCACGTTCAGTGATTTCAACTACGGTATCAACAAATTCACTGGACGAGAGCTTGCCTTCAATAAACAATGGCAGGTTGTCCACTATTGCCTGCAAGAGGAATGGACGGGCTTGGCTCTGCCATAGTGGAGGTGTCTCCAACGCCACATCAGCAAATACTGCACCAATCTTCTGGCCACCAAAGAATGGATGTTCTTCCTCGGTTACCGCTGGGGAATCGAGAGCTTCGTACATCGTGGGATAGAAGTTGATCGTCTTATAACGATCCAGCTGACCATCAAGGGACATATATGCATCATCCAGCACATCCCACACGATGTCCTTGATCTTTGAACTCTTGGTAATGGCAAATCCGGTACCACCCCAGACACTGGTGCGGTAACCACTGCCGTCTTCCCAGACCGGCATCGGTGCAACACGCCAATCTCCTGCCATGCTCTCAACACCAGGCTGCAATACCGAGGTATTGTACCAGTCAGGGGCAACCATACCGGCTACCTTGCCTGTCGAGAATGCAGTTGGGATGGTGGAACCCCAGAACTCATTGCCCAAGACAACCTGTAGTGCGTTGGCATCGAGTGCTTCTCGCAGCATATCCAGTACCTTAATCGCTGCTTCCCGATTCTTTCCTTCACCCAGAACAAGATTTCCTTCCTGGTCAAAGAACTGTCCGCCACGCTGTAGGAACATCAAGGAGAAAATTCCCGAGGAATCATTATCCATGACACCAATCTTTACTCCATGCCCAGCCAACTCTTTTCCTGCCTCGATGTACTCTTCCCAAGTTGTGGGGATGTCTACACCATACTTCTCGAAGATTGCCGGCTGATAGTAATACACTGAAGCGGTCAGTGCACTCTCAAGCCCGTAGATTCTTCCTTC
This sequence is a window from uncultured Sphaerochaeta sp.. Protein-coding genes within it:
- a CDS encoding ABC transporter substrate-binding protein encodes the protein MKKCLSVLLVLVVGASLLMAGGAKEESITPKKGETVTIKMWTHDDLYRQFFQKRIDMMNENNPEYQIALDAQIMPNTITSLITASVAGEEMPDLIGVEQGWFPTLMEDGNVDSFLVDLTDKIGDRYDDFVQGRWALYTYEGRIYGLESALTASVYYYQPAIFEKYGVDIPTTWEEYIEAGKELAGHGVKIGVMDNDSSGIFSLMFLQRGGQFFDQEGNLVLGEGKNREAAIKVLDMLREALDANALQVVLGNEFWGSTIPTAFSTGKVAGMVAPDWYNTSVLQPGVESMAGDWRVAPMPVWEDGSGYRTSVWGGTGFAITKSSKIKDIVWDVLDDAYMSLDGQLDRYKTINFYPTMYEALDSPAVTEEEHPFFGGQKIGAVFADVALETPPLWQSQARPFLLQAIVDNLPLFIEGKLSSSEFVDTVVEITERDAQL